Proteins from one Triticum aestivum cultivar Chinese Spring chromosome 7A, IWGSC CS RefSeq v2.1, whole genome shotgun sequence genomic window:
- the LOC123151909 gene encoding transmembrane emp24 domain-containing protein p24beta2, protein MVGLSWTRACVLALCIMLFLHPAAAIRFVIDREECFSHNVEYEGDTVHVSFVVIKADTPWHYSEDGVDLVVKDPNGAQVRDSRDKISDKFEFIVQKRGVHRFCFTNKSPYHETIDFDVHVGHYSYFDQHAKDEHFSPLFEQIAKLDEALYNIQFEQHWLEAQTDRQAILNENMSRRAIHKALFESAVLIAASVIQVYLLRRLFERKLGTSRV, encoded by the exons ATGGTGGGGCTGAGTTGGACAAGGGCTTGTGTCTTGGCCCTCTGCATCATGCTGTTCTTGCACCCGGCTGCGGCTATCCGCTTTGTGATTGATAGGGAGGAGTGTTTCTCGCATAACGTGGAATATGAGGGGGATACTGTTCATGTATCCTTTGTGGTGATCAAGGCTGACACTCCGTGGCATTATAGCGAGGATGGGGTGGATCTTGTG GTTAAAGATCCTAATGGAGCTCAAGTCCGTGACTCTCGTGACAAAATTAGTGACAAATTTGAGTTCATAGTTCAGAAGAGAGGTGTCCATCGCTTCTGCTTCACCAATAAATCCCCATATCACGAAACCATAGACTTTGATGTGCATGTTGGACATTATTCATATTTTGACCAGCATGCGAAAGATG AACATTTTTCACCGTTGTTCGAACAAATTGCTAAGTTGGATGAAGCACTTTACAACATTCAGTTTGAGCAGCACTGGCTGGAGGCCCAAACCGACCGGCAAGCAATAT TGAACGAGAATATGAGCAGGAGGGCCATCCACAAGGCGCTTTTCGAGTCGGCTGTGCTCATCGCAGCCAGCGTCATTCAAGTCTACCTGTTGCGCCGACTCTTCGAGCGCAAGCTGGGGACATCTAGGGTCTAA